A region of the Gemmatimonadaceae bacterium genome:
GCGCACGCGAGCACGTGTTGAATGGTGGATGCTGCAGAATTTCACGATCGCGCTGCTCGACTCTGGTCGGGACACGGAGGCTCGCGAGGTCCTTCGACATGTCATCGCGAAATTCAGTAGCAAGACGGACATCGGCTATCGGTTGAGGCTTTGGGGTGCGCTGGGCGCGGGACTCGACGGTGATCTCGACATCGCCGAGCGGTTGTTGCAAGAGACGCCACTGGAGACGGTGCTTCCTTTCGATCGTCCAGCGTACCATCTGGCTCAGGCATTGGTCGAGATCGAGCGAGCACCGCGCGGCGCCAGCCTAACGACGGACCAGCGCCGGGCGATCGTGGGCGCGGCACGGGTCCCGTCCGCGAGCCCGAGCGCGCGACTTTGCGCGCTGGTCCGCTACCGCATCGCGCGCGAACGCGGAGAGCTCTGGACGCGGCTCCGTGCGTGGCGGCAGATGAATCCGCGCAAGTCTCTCATGTTCTTCATCCTCGTCGGGTACGCGCTCGTTCGTCTCCTCACGACGGCGGGCTAGGCGCGCACACGTCGACGCGCGCCGCTGAGAGGCCGGCGCGCAACGCGCGCGCCATCGCGGCCGCATTGGGTCCGTCGCCGTGAATGCAGACCGTATCGGCGCGGATGGCGATGTCCTCGCCATCGACGTCGGCAACGACGCCGTCGCGCACCATGCGGAGGACGCGCCTGACGCCCTCGTTCGCATCGGACACGAGCGCGTCCGGCCGCTGGCGCGGGACGAGCGATCCATCGTGCAGGTAGTTCCGATCGGCGAACGCCTCGCTCGCTGCGGCAATGCCCGCGCGCTCCGCAGCCTTCAACATCACGCTTCCGGCGAGTCCGAAGAGGATGAGCCGTGAATCCACGTCGTGCACGGCACGCGCGATCGCGTCGGCGAGCGGTGGTTGCGCCACGGCCATATTGTACAGCGCCCCGTGCGGCTTGACGTGTCGAAGCGCGGCGCCAGCGGCGCGGACGAATCCCCACAAGGCGCCCACCTGGTAGATGACGAGATCATAAACCTCTTGCGGCGTCACCTGCATTGCGCGACGGCCGAAGCCGACCAAGTCGGGCAACCCCGGATGAGCCCCGATCGCAACGCCGTGCTCGAGCGCGTTCGCGACCGTCGTTCGCATCACCGAGGGATCGCCGGCGTGAAAGCCACAAGCGATGTTCGCCGACGTCACATGCTGCAGGACGTCGTCGTCGGCACCGATCTCGTACGCACCGAAACTTTCCCCCATGTCGCAGTTGATATCGACCTGCATCGCTCTCCTCAGTGGTGGTGCAGCGCGATCGCGGCGCGCGCTTGTCTGATGTTGCTTTCGCGCGCAAGGTACAGCCGCTGTGCCTCGTCGAGCGAGACCGGACGAAAACGGAGTCGATCGCCGGGCTTGAGCTGCGCCAGCAGCGGCAGGTCGACGGACGCGACTTCGCCAATGCGTGGATAGCCGCCCGTCGTCTGACGGTCAGCCATCAGCACGATCGGGTTGCCACCCGGCGGAAGTTGAACGGTACCGAAGACGACAGCCTCCGATAGCAACTCAGTCGGCTCCGAAAGCTCGATCGCAACACCCTCGAGTCGATAACCCATGCGATCCGACTGCGCACCGACGCGAAACTCCCCACTCCAGAAGCGGTCGCGTGATTCAGACGTGAGCAGACGCGCATGCTCGCCTTCGACCACCCGGATCACGGCCGACGAGGAGTAAAATGGAATCAGCGCGGCCGAAAGGCCCCATTTTGCGATTGGGACGCGATCATTCATGCGGCCCGCCTGCACCGCGGCCGCAATGCGGCGCGACAGCTCGCTCGACTTGCCGACCGGCAGCTCGTCACCGCGACGCAGCGCGCGGCCTTCCAAACCGCCTAACGCGGCGCGCACATATGTCGAACGGCTGCCGAGCACCGGGGGCACATCGAAGCCGCCGGCGACTGCGAGGTAGCCCCGGCAGCCGCGAACCGCCGACGTGGCGCTCACCGTCGTCCCCGCGGGCACGCAGACGGGACGCCAGAGCGGGAGTGGCGTGCCATGCGCCGAGATCCCGAGGTCGGCACCGGAGAGCGCGATGAGCGCATTCTCATCGAAGCGAACCGTCGGTCCAACGAGGGTGAGCTCGAGCGCGGCCGCGTCCTCGTCGTTGCCGACGAGGAGGTTCCCGACCCGAAGCGAGAGCTCGTCCATCGGGCCGGCCACCGGAATTCCCTCGCGCTGATGGCCGCGCCGGCCGCCGTCCTGCACGGTCGCGAACATTCCCGGATGCAGCACGCGACAGTTCACGCCCGCGTGCGCTCGTGGTACTCGTTAGGTGACACGCCGCGAAACGTCACGATGTCGCCGACCGAGAGCAGCGTCGGTGGCTCGCGGGTGGCGTCGAACAGCCGGACCGGCGTCCGGCCGATCAGCTGCCACCCGCCGGGCGACGTGAGTGGATAGATGCCCGTCTGGCTCCCGCCGATGCCGACGGACCCCGCGGGCACCGCCGTGCGGGGTTCGGCTCGCCTCGGCGTCGCGATCGCGTCGGGCAGTCCTCCGAGGTATGCGAAGCCCGGCGCAAAACCAAGCATGTAGACGCGATACCTCGCCCCGCTGTGCAACTGGACCACCTCGTCCGCCGTGAGAGCGTGTTGGCGGCCCACCTCCTCGAGGTCGGGACCATACTTACCGCCATAGCACACGGGGATCTCCACCGTGTGCGCGAGAGGAATGGCATCGAGAGCGAGATCGTGCAGGCTCTCCTCGACGGCGGCAGCGAATCGTCGGTACGGCGACGCCTCGGCATCACCGTTAGGCGCACGGCGCGGATCGTAATGAACGGCGACACTCGCGAAAGCCGGAACGAGTTCGACCAGGCCCTCGAGCTGCTCGGCCTCCAATCGCGCGCAGACGGCTCGCACCAGGCGATGTGTCTTCTCGTCGATCGTATCGCCAAGATGGATCAACAGCGCGCGGTCGCCGAGGGGAGAAAAGCGGACATGGTTCACGCGCTCAATTTGGCGCGCCCATTGGCGCTCCGTCACCCCTCGCTACGCCGGCGCGGACTCCGGCGCCGCGGCAGGAGCGGCGGCGCGTGCCCGTCTTCGCGAGAATCGTTGCTGCAGCTCATCCAGGTACGTGTAGAAGACCGGCGTCACGTACAGCGTCACGAGCTGCGAGAACGCGAGGCCGCCGACGACCGCCACGCCTAACGGGCGACGCGTCGATGCGCCGGCACCCCAACCCACGGCGATCGGAATCGCACCCATCAGCGCCGCCATCGTCGTCATCATGATCGGCCGGAAACGCACGCTCGCGGCTTCGAGAATCGCGTCCGCCGGCGACCGATTCCCCGCGCGCTGCGCCTCGATCGCGAAGTCGATCATCATGATCGCGTTCTTCTCGACTATACCGATCAACATGATGATCCCGACGAAACCATAGATGTCCAGATCCAGGCCACAGATGATCAAGGTGACGAGCGCGCCGAAGGCAGCGAACGGCAGACCCGACAAAATGGTCACTGGATGAATGAAGCTCTCGTACAGCACGCCAAGAATCACATAGATCACGAATACCGCAAGGATCATCAGCATGATGAGGCCCTGCTGTGTCGTCACGAATGCTTCGGCGAGTCCGGAGAATCCGGCGGCAACGGTTGCGGGCAGCGCCTGCGACGCTTCGCGCGTCACGGTCTGGAGGCCGGTACCTAACGAGACACCGTTTGCCAGATTGAACGAGATCGTCACCGAGGGCAGCTGGCCGGAGTGGTTCACGGTCACGGGCCCAACGCTGTTCACGAACTTGGCGACGGTGCTGAGCGGGACGAGCGGGCCACGGCTCGAACGCACCCAGAGCTTCCCCAACGACGGAATGTCGCTCTGGAACTGTGGCAAGAGCTCCATCACCACCCAGTATTCGTTCGTCGAAGTGTAGATCGTCGACACCTGCCGTTGGCCGAAGGCGTCGTACAGCGTGTTCTCGATCTCCATCG
Encoded here:
- a CDS encoding 5-oxoprolinase subunit PxpA, with protein sequence MQVDINCDMGESFGAYEIGADDDVLQHVTSANIACGFHAGDPSVMRTTVANALEHGVAIGAHPGLPDLVGFGRRAMQVTPQEVYDLVIYQVGALWGFVRAAGAALRHVKPHGALYNMAVAQPPLADAIARAVHDVDSRLILFGLAGSVMLKAAERAGIAAASEAFADRNYLHDGSLVPRQRPDALVSDANEGVRRVLRMVRDGVVADVDGEDIAIRADTVCIHGDGPNAAAMARALRAGLSAARVDVCAPSPPS
- a CDS encoding biotin-dependent carboxyltransferase family protein, with the translated sequence MNCRVLHPGMFATVQDGGRRGHQREGIPVAGPMDELSLRVGNLLVGNDEDAAALELTLVGPTVRFDENALIALSGADLGISAHGTPLPLWRPVCVPAGTTVSATSAVRGCRGYLAVAGGFDVPPVLGSRSTYVRAALGGLEGRALRRGDELPVGKSSELSRRIAAAVQAGRMNDRVPIAKWGLSAALIPFYSSSAVIRVVEGEHARLLTSESRDRFWSGEFRVGAQSDRMGYRLEGVAIELSEPTELLSEAVVFGTVQLPPGGNPIVLMADRQTTGGYPRIGEVASVDLPLLAQLKPGDRLRFRPVSLDEAQRLYLARESNIRQARAAIALHHH
- the pxpB gene encoding 5-oxoprolinase subunit PxpB, coding for MNHVRFSPLGDRALLIHLGDTIDEKTHRLVRAVCARLEAEQLEGLVELVPAFASVAVHYDPRRAPNGDAEASPYRRFAAAVEESLHDLALDAIPLAHTVEIPVCYGGKYGPDLEEVGRQHALTADEVVQLHSGARYRVYMLGFAPGFAYLGGLPDAIATPRRAEPRTAVPAGSVGIGGSQTGIYPLTSPGGWQLIGRTPVRLFDATREPPTLLSVGDIVTFRGVSPNEYHERTRA